A segment of the Candidatus Hydrogenedentota bacterium genome:
GTGGATTGCTCGGAGAGCCATTCGGACTGGAGCATGGCCTTCACCTTCAACTGGGGATTGCTCTCGAGGGCGCCCCGGAACTGATCGATGTCCTGGGGTGATATTAACTTGGCGTAGACCGACTGGAATCCTTCCTGCCGGTTGTAAGCCGGCTGGAGCACGGCCGAATCGGTCCAGATCTCCGACTCGGCGGAGCCGCCGCCGCCGGAGAAGATACCGACGACTTCCCAGTCGATCATGCCGATGTGAATCTTCTTGCCCACGTCGAGCCCGGCGAAGGAACGGGCCGCGCCGATGCCGGCAATGACTTCATTTTTGCCCAGCTCGATGTTGCGACCTTCCAGGATCTTGAAGTCGCTGCGCACGGCCATGGCTTCCTTGCCCACGCCGCGCATGGGAACGTTTGCATCGGTGCCGGTGCTGCGCTTGGGCAGATTGACCATCACGAAGAGCTCCGAGGAGGTGAATGGCGCTCCTTCGGGCGTTCGCGCAATGCCGGGCGCATCGGCGATGAGGCGGGTCTCTTCGCGGGTAAGGCCGCTGGTCATCTCGCTGTCGGCCCCGGCCCGGAGCACGATGGCCACGTCCTGCGGTCCGGACACCGTCATGGCGGCGCGAAAGCCTTCGGCGATAGAGAGCACGCCGACGAAGACGGCCACCACGCCGGCGATACCGATGGCGGTGGTAATCGCGGCGCCTTTGCGCGCGGGAATGGTGCGCAGGCTGAACAGTGAGACGGAGACAATTTGAGAGAGCCAGTTCATCATGCATTCCTCCGCAAGGCAACAGCAATTTGAAGCCGCATGGCCTGCAGTGCGGGCAGGATACCCGCCACGAAACCGAGGGCAAACACGAGCGCGACGCCGAGTGCGACATAGTGCGGGGCGAAGTAGAAGATGGGCAACATGCCCGGAACGGGGCTGCCGCCCGCGGCGATCAGCCACGCGGCGGCGAGTCCGGCAAAGCCGCCCACCATGGCGATGACGCTGGACTCGGCCAGCACCAGGGCGAGGACGAGTTCATTGGTGAAGCCCATGGCCTTGAGCACGCCGATCTCCTCGGTGCGCTCGCGCACGGTCTGGGCCATGGTGTTGCCCGCGACGAGGAGGATGGTGAAGAAGACCGAACTCAGGATGGCGGTGAGGATCGTTCCCATATCGCCGATCTGCTGGGCAAAGCCCTGCATGAAAGCGCCCTCGGGCTCGGTCTTGGTCTCATAGGGCGAGTTTTCAAACTCTTTGTCGATGGCGGCGGCCACTTCCGTGGCGCGGTCGGGATCGGCGATCTGCACCCCGTACCAGCCCACTTCACCATCGCCGCGCGCGCGCCCCTCGTCGAGGTAGTCATAGCGCATGTACATGCCGGAAGTGTCCGCGCTCTTCTTGGTGCCGTCGAAGATACCGACGATATCGAATTCCCACGCGGTGTCGCCCGTGTGGGGCCAGATGGGCGACATGAGGGGAATGCGATCACCCACCTTCCACTGGAATCGATCCGCCAGGGTGCGCCCGACGATGGCGCCGCTGCGGGTTTCCAGCCACGCCTTCTTCTCCGCTTCGGGCAGGGTGTACTCGGGGTACATCTTCAGGAAGGCTTCGGGATCGGTGGGGATCGTGGCGAAGAAGTTTTCCGGCTTGTCCTGATAGATGCCGTTGAACCAGACGAAGGGCACCGCGTAGGCCACGCCGTTGATGCGCTCGATCTTCACCCGGTGCGCCTCGGGCAGGCTCATGATGAGCGAGACTTTGTGGCGCGTAATGAGTCGGTCCGCGCCGGCCATGGTCACACCACCGGTGAAGGACTCCTTGATCGTACACAAGAGGCCGAAGAGCAGGAAGGCGATGAAGATGGACAGCAGTGTGAGGGCTGTGCGCAGCTTCTTCCGCTTCAGGTTGCTCCAGATAAGGGCGAGGAATTTCATTCCGGCGCCTCCGCGGAGAGCTGGCCCTTGTCCAGATGCACGGTCCTGGTGGCTCGGGCCGACGCGTGGGGATCGTGGGTCACCATGATGATGGTCTTGCCGTGCTCCTGATTCAGTGCCTGCAGGAGGCTCAGGATTTCATCGCCCGATTTGCGGTCCAGGTCGCCGGTCGGTTCGTCGCAGAGGAGGATCGTGGGGTCGGTCACAATGCCTCGGGCAATACCGACGCGCTGCTGTTCACCGCCCGACATGGTGCGTGGGTAATGCTTTGCGCGGTGGCTCAGGCCCACGACACCCAGGGCGGTCTCCACGTGCTTGCGCCGTTCCTTTTTTGAGAGGTGCGTGAGGAGCAGGGGCAGCTCCACGTTCCGCTCCGCCGTGAGAACGGGCATCAGGTTGTAAAACTGAAACACGAAGCCCACGTGGCGCGCCCGCCAGGCCGCGAGCTGCCGGTCGGACATATTGTCTATCCGGTCGCCGCCGATGGTCACCGTGCCCTTGGTGGCGCGATCCAGGCCGCCGATCAGGTTCAGCAGCGTGGTCTTGCCGGAGCCCGAGGGCCCCATGAGCGCGAGAAACTCGCCCTCTTTCACCTCCAGGTGCATGTCCGACAGAACATGGATATGCTCCGAACCGCGCCGGAAATTCTTGTCCACATGGTCGACGGTTACCAGTACTTTCTTGCCTTCACTCATCCCGTAGCCTCCGTTACACTGGCGCCTTCCGCCAGGTAGTCAAATCCTTCGATTACAATCCGTTCCCCACTGCTGACCCCCGCCTGAACCCGCGCCTGCCCGCCGACCTTGTCCCCTATGGTCACGGGGCGGGGCTTTACCTTGCCCTCGCTCACCACCCACACGATATCGCGGCCGTCGCGCTGGCGCACGGCGGCCTCCGGAATGGCGGTAAACTTCTCCACGGGCTTCGCTTCCTCCTTGCTCTGAAAGGCCACTTTCACGCTCATTTCCGGAAGGATGCGGGGATCCAGCTCATCAAAGGCGACGCGCACCTTTACCGTGGCCTTCTGGCGGTCCGCCGTGGGGATGATGGCGATAACCTTCGCGGGAATCTTCCACTCGGGGTACGAGTCCAGGGTCGCTTCCACGGGCTGGCCCGCGCTCACGCGATTGATGTAGCTCTCGCTCACATCCACCTCGATTTCGAGGGAGGTCATGTCCACAATCGTGCAGATGCCGGTGCGGGTGAATTCGCCCGCCGACATGGAAGAGATCATTTCGCCGGGCTGGGCGTTTTTGGTGGTCACTACACCCGCAAAAGGCGCGGTGATAATGGTGTCTTCGATTTCCTGCTTCCACACGGCGATTTGGCGCTCGGCCACGGCAATATCGGCCGTCTGCCGTTCGAGCTGGGCTTTCAGCGCTTCGGCCTGAGACTGGGCCCGGTCCGTATCCGCCTCGCTGCCAATGCCTTCTTTCGCCAAATTGGCGAATCGCTTCAGGTCGCGCTCGGCCTGAGCGATGTTCACCCGGGTTTCCGCCAGGGCCTTACGGGCCGAGGCGGCCTGGGCTTCGGCCAGTCGGAGACTCTGCTCGGTGTTGGAGGCATCGATGCGCGCGAGAACCTGACCCTCCTCCACCGACATCCCCTCCTCCACCAGCACTTCGAGGACCTTGCCGGAGACTTTGGAGGAAACCGTGGCCTCCCGCCGCGCCGTGACGTAGCCAGAGGAATTCAGCAGGGTATTGCCGCTTTCCCCGCCGGTAGTCGTCTCGGAGACGACGTGGGTCTTCACCGCGAGTGCCTTGGGCTGATTGGCCCACCACCAGGCCCCGCCGCCCGCCCCACCGGCGACCAGCAGCAACAGGAAGAAAAAGGGCGCGCCGCTTCGACGAGGGGTACTGCGGTCGATGCGTAGTTGATCGAGACTATGCTTTTTTTCTGTCATTCGGTTTGGGGTACTCCAGAGAAAACCGGGGGCCCGACCGCAGGGCGGGCAAGAGACACATTTCGGCTCAATACATTCAGGCCGCAGCGTACTTTATACCAGAATGAGCCGCCCCACGCACGAAGACGGGACCCGCGCCTGCCGTAAATTGGAAATGGGCGGTTACCCTCTCGTTAGTCGCCAATGTTAAGCAACGAACAAAGGCGTGCGCTTTGGACAATG
Coding sequences within it:
- a CDS encoding ABC transporter permease encodes the protein MMNWLSQIVSVSLFSLRTIPARKGAAITTAIGIAGVVAVFVGVLSIAEGFRAAMTVSGPQDVAIVLRAGADSEMTSGLTREETRLIADAPGIARTPEGAPFTSSELFVMVNLPKRSTGTDANVPMRGVGKEAMAVRSDFKILEGRNIELGKNEVIAGIGAARSFAGLDVGKKIHIGMIDWEVVGIFSGGGGSAESEIWTDSAVLQPAYNRQEGFQSVYAKLISPQDIDQFRGALESNPQLKVKAMLQSEWLSEQSTMLTGFIQGIGYFITGLMALGALFGALNTMYSAVAARTREIATLRALGFGASPIVLSVMFESLVLSLAGGAAGAAAAYFTLNGYQASTINWQSFSQIAFAFTVTPALLANAILWAAVIGVLGGLFPAIRAARLPIATALREI
- a CDS encoding ABC transporter permease — encoded protein: MKFLALIWSNLKRKKLRTALTLLSIFIAFLLFGLLCTIKESFTGGVTMAGADRLITRHKVSLIMSLPEAHRVKIERINGVAYAVPFVWFNGIYQDKPENFFATIPTDPEAFLKMYPEYTLPEAEKKAWLETRSGAIVGRTLADRFQWKVGDRIPLMSPIWPHTGDTAWEFDIVGIFDGTKKSADTSGMYMRYDYLDEGRARGDGEVGWYGVQIADPDRATEVAAAIDKEFENSPYETKTEPEGAFMQGFAQQIGDMGTILTAILSSVFFTILLVAGNTMAQTVRERTEEIGVLKAMGFTNELVLALVLAESSVIAMVGGFAGLAAAWLIAAGGSPVPGMLPIFYFAPHYVALGVALVFALGFVAGILPALQAMRLQIAVALRRNA
- a CDS encoding ABC transporter ATP-binding protein, translated to MSEGKKVLVTVDHVDKNFRRGSEHIHVLSDMHLEVKEGEFLALMGPSGSGKTTLLNLIGGLDRATKGTVTIGGDRIDNMSDRQLAAWRARHVGFVFQFYNLMPVLTAERNVELPLLLTHLSKKERRKHVETALGVVGLSHRAKHYPRTMSGGEQQRVGIARGIVTDPTILLCDEPTGDLDRKSGDEILSLLQALNQEHGKTIIMVTHDPHASARATRTVHLDKGQLSAEAPE
- a CDS encoding efflux RND transporter periplasmic adaptor subunit — protein: MTEKKHSLDQLRIDRSTPRRSGAPFFFLLLLVAGGAGGGAWWWANQPKALAVKTHVVSETTTGGESGNTLLNSSGYVTARREATVSSKVSGKVLEVLVEEGMSVEEGQVLARIDASNTEQSLRLAEAQAASARKALAETRVNIAQAERDLKRFANLAKEGIGSEADTDRAQSQAEALKAQLERQTADIAVAERQIAVWKQEIEDTIITAPFAGVVTTKNAQPGEMISSMSAGEFTRTGICTIVDMTSLEIEVDVSESYINRVSAGQPVEATLDSYPEWKIPAKVIAIIPTADRQKATVKVRVAFDELDPRILPEMSVKVAFQSKEEAKPVEKFTAIPEAAVRQRDGRDIVWVVSEGKVKPRPVTIGDKVGGQARVQAGVSSGERIVIEGFDYLAEGASVTEATG